The Prosthecomicrobium sp. N25 nucleotide sequence CCTGGTCGCGCGGCTCGGGGAGGGCGGTTACAAGGGGCTCTTCACGGCCCTCTCGCTCGCCGGCCTCGTGCTGATCGTCTGGGGCTACGGGCAGGCCCGCGCCGAGGGGGCGCTCCTTCTATGGGACCCGCCGCGCTGGACCCGCCACCTCGCGGCCCTGCTGCTCGTGCCGGTCTTTCCGCTCCTCGCGGTCGGCAAGCGTGACGGCTTCATCCGGGGCACGGTCAAGCACCCGATGCTGACCGCCGTGAAGCTCTGGGCGGCCGCCCACCTGATCGCCAACGGCACCCTGCCGGACGTCCTCCTGTTCGGCAGCTTCCTGGCCTGGGCGGTGGTGGACCGGATCTCCGTCAAGCGCCGCGGCGAGCCGAACCCGCCCCGTTCGCCCTGGACCCGCGGCGACACGATCGCGGTGGTCGCCGGCCTCGCGCTCTATGCCGCCTTCGCGTGGCGCCTGCACCTGTGGCT carries:
- a CDS encoding NnrU family protein — its product is MLLLVLGLFLFLGAHTLPMSRDRRAGLVARLGEGGYKGLFTALSLAGLVLIVWGYGQARAEGALLLWDPPRWTRHLAALLLVPVFPLLAVGKRDGFIRGTVKHPMLTAVKLWAAAHLIANGTLPDVLLFGSFLAWAVVDRISVKRRGEPNPPRSPWTRGDTIAVVAGLALYAAFAWRLHLWLIGVSPFG